A single Mycobacteriales bacterium DNA region contains:
- the bcp gene encoding thioredoxin-dependent thiol peroxidase produces MTERLSPGDQAPDFTLPDADGKPVALADYRGRTVIVYFYPAASTPGCTKEACDFRDNLASLDGAGIDVLGISPDKPAKLAKFRDAEELTFPLLSDPDHTVLDAYAAYGEKNLYGKKVTGVIRSTFVVGADGKIEQALYNVKATGHVAALRKKLSV; encoded by the coding sequence ATGACGGAGCGACTGTCCCCCGGCGACCAGGCCCCCGACTTCACGCTGCCCGACGCCGACGGCAAGCCGGTCGCGCTGGCCGACTACCGCGGGCGGACGGTGATCGTCTACTTCTACCCGGCCGCCTCCACGCCCGGCTGCACCAAGGAGGCCTGCGACTTCCGGGACAACCTGGCCTCGCTCGACGGCGCCGGGATCGACGTGCTCGGCATCTCCCCGGACAAGCCGGCCAAGCTGGCGAAGTTCCGGGACGCGGAGGAGCTGACGTTCCCGCTGCTGTCCGACCCGGACCACACCGTGCTGGACGCGTACGCGGCGTACGGCGAGAAGAACCTGTACGGCAAGAAGGTCACCGGCGTGATCCGGTCCACCTTCGTCGTCGGCGCCGACGGCAAGATCGAGCAGGCGCTCTACAACGTCAAGGCCACCGGCCACGTCGCCGCCCTCCGCAAGAAACTCTCCGTCTGA